GCTCAGTATAGGTGACGGCATCACGGATCACGTTCTCAAGGAATACCTGGTGCGGGTAGACTCCGGATTAGGATTATTAAGATCAAGACCTGTTTGTCTTAACTCACCTTGAGGACACCGCGCGTCTCCTCGTAAATCAATCCCGAAATACGCTTCACGCCCCCGCGGCGGGCCAAGCGGCGAATGGCCGGCTTGGTGATGCCCTGGATGTTATCACGCAAAACCTTGCGATGGCGCTTGGCGCCCCCCTTTCCTAGTCCTTTGCCTCCCTTTCCGCGTCCAGTCATTTTTCACTTGTAGATTTTTCCTGCAAAACAAGAAGACGCAATTAGACAGCCGCCATGTTTTAGTTTACAGAAAAAGAGAGTTTAAGCCATTAAACTCTTTTTTAAGAGGAGTTATTGTCTACTAAGATGGTTCAGTAAGCCTGACTAAGCCTGGCTTAAAATACCTTTTTAAACTATAGCTATTTAGTGCTAGCCTTTTTGTTCTTTTCTTACTTGATTTCACCAACAAAAATTAGTGCTGGCCAAACATCAGAGTACTATCGTATCATTTTACTGTTAGAAAATACCGTGTTTTTCAACACTAAAAAAGTATAAGAATGCAATGTTAAAcattataatttaatgttatttagtttcatataaaaatcatataaaaatttaa
The Drosophila bipectinata strain 14024-0381.07 chromosome 3R, DbipHiC1v2, whole genome shotgun sequence DNA segment above includes these coding regions:
- the His4r gene encoding histone H4 translates to MTGRGKGGKGLGKGGAKRHRKVLRDNIQGITKPAIRRLARRGGVKRISGLIYEETRGVLKVFLENVIRDAVTYTEHAKRKTVTAMDVVYALKRQGRTLYGFGG